The segment GCGGCCCGCGGCGGCAAGTACAACCCAAACGACTCGCTGCCGAACGAGTTCGCGGAGGAAATCTCGGAGATCGACGCGGACATTAGCATGGCGGCGACGACCATCCCGGCGatcccgccgccgccgccagcccCCGCGCAGGGCGAGGTGGTCAGATACGGGGGCACAGGCGTGCGTCGGCACGACAGCGACACCAACCCTCGGTCGCTCAGCAGACCGGGCAACAGCCAGTACTACTACGGATGAGGCGAGGTTTGTGGGGGGTGCTCCATTATCCCACCGCCCCCCACGTACTGCATCTAGAGGACGCACGCACTTAGCACGGACAGAGTGCCGGTTGGTGGCTGTGATCATTTTAATAACTCATGCCTATGGTGTGCAGCTGGCTGGAGCCAACACCCGACGACGGCTTATTGAGGTGGAACCATAGAGTATGTCGTGCGGATGCTGTCGTGTTCACCTTATTCAATTTGAATGCCAACGAATGCATCTGATATGCTCAAAGAaacggaaaatatttattctactCTGTTTTGTTCGCGAGAAACTGAGTCAGTATTTTGACAGTGTGATTGTGAATAATTTCTTGATTGAtatcaaacatatttttctgcaatCGGTTGAAAATTGGGCCTATGTCCTTTGTGCTTGAagcgccaacagatggcgccaccaatcattcacaattttaaggcactccAGCTCAGAGTTCAGATTAAATTCAAGCgtacaaaatttgatataaaaattcagttcaaatgaaaatgatattgtttcatgtaaaatgttttcttacgCCGATAATGCTCAAAAGCAGGTTGAAATTCGAAATCGGAGATTAATAgctctaaaattgaaaatgaatggTGGTGTCTTCTGTTCTGTTCGCACCaaggatttttacaaatggaaaattaaatcatttttcgttTCAGATCGCttcaagaataataatttgctaAATTCTATTAAAATCTTGGTGCTCTAAAATTTGTACatctttaataaataaaattaatttgttatcaAATGATGGGAACAATATCAAATATGCAATTTAGTTCAGGATACCTGGAAACTTaacaaaacctaaaaattatctgGTTGTATAATGAACAGGGATTTAGATTTTGTATGATTTTACCTCAAACTTGCATAAAAGAGTTTTATATTCCTGCagataatttcaaacaaagtGCAACAATGCCAATGACTCGAGTGTTAGGTACTATTATATTTCTTTGACCATATATATCTTTACACATTTAGACGCGTACGGTTCAGCTGTACCGTAATGCGCACACACTCCCATGTGCTAGAGACTGAAATTGTGAGCGTTAATTAGGGTGAACAGGACGCTATCATATATGCTCTGTGCTCTGGATGTggcgtgaaaataatttcatcagaGCGTCGGAGTGCTGCTCATGGTGGTGGTTTGTTTGTGTGGACGAAAAAAGTGCTGGCGCGCAAGTGGAAAAGCGAATGGAAATATCACCCTGTTGCGCGGTGCGCGTGCTATTAAATTGATGTATATGTctcgttgttgttgtttgaCACGAACGATCACCCGACCCGTGTTtgacgagcgagcgaacgtGTGTGCGAGTGCGCCTCTCACTCGCTCCCTTGCTGCTGACAAACCCCGtgagaaaagattttatacACGCATTCAAAATCCCCTGTTTAAAAGCTCTCTGCCGctgtttatattaaaagtatttattattaaaaatatggtttGTTGTTTCTCTTCTTTTGAATACCTCTTGTTCGCTCGCAGAACattgaatttctcaaaaaagagATACCACTTTGTTAGCACAAAGCAAAGATTTCTTTGTGAGATGTGGattcagcaaatttgaaagggaaatttttgtcCCCTATATATAAACTATaaagattcaattttatgattttgtatgctgtttaataataatcacTAATTATTAGtaatgataattaaataaagagtaaaaaactagaaatcaaaattaaaatacttattttgtAGTCATCAACTGCTCAATAACATATCAGAAAACCAGCTGGAAATTGTAAATGGCTAATCAGCCggtaattttggaattttataaaGAAGCTACTCTGCCTCTGCttgctctcttttttaaatatcggTGTGATTTTTACTCCCTGCAGGCAGTTTATAGGCGAAAACTGGTGTCTCAATTATGGCGCACATTAATTACACGAGCACACAAGCCACCACAATGGGTGGCCAATCCTTTGAAGGACCATCGCTGCCTCCACACCAAGGACTTCACACGAAACACAAAGCATTCCTCCAGTGAAATCACACGTGATGGATAGATGCAGACCAGCAAGTTTAGTAGGCAAGTCAAAGTGCCTCATCCCTCTTAATTTTCAGCGGACTGACAAAATGAGCAGCCAACACTGACCCCCCCCTCCCTTTGTTGATTTCTCTGTCTTCCTGATACCGTTTCTTCAGGACAACTGCTTGAACCTTGTGAAAAATAcactggaaaatttaataacagaaTGTATCtttgttcaaaaaatattattacgtATGTTAAGTGATTACTACTgtgaaaagtggaaaaaacagCCACTCAACTCAGTTTCAGGGAAGTATTTCCTCAGGGCCCGCCATAAACCTATCTCAACCTGCCTCCACTTATATACCTCCTCTTGCAGTGACTAAATATACTATGAACGGCCATCCTCATATTCTATCCTTTCTTACATTACTGATGGATATTCAAATTTCGGACTATTTCcgtttttaaatccttttggACAGCTTCCTTTccagaaaaattcttttcgtACAACTTGCATCACCCCATTTAATGATAAAAGCATTATCACAGAAacaatttctcattttacCGTTTAACGAATCCAgcacataataataataaagtgtGTGATATATTATCAACTAAAAgctcaaaatatgaaattctttGGCTTCAATATTCATAATCATCAACAAGCATTGAAGCTTTAAATGATTACGAGGAAAAATACCTCGATTTATTCAGTGCGTTTTCACCGGTTCAACAGTCATGGAGACCTGCTGCTCCTTGTGTAAAAGACCCATGGGTGCAGATGCGCTTATGTGTAGATTCTGCCATGATTTTGGACCTATATCTCATCCTGATTTCTGCAAGCGCCCCCTGACATGTGTAGGTAAGATATTTTATCgcaaaatgcatattttccttaatatttaaaaatccgatTTCACAGTTAAAACATTCCGGGAGATGCCACCAATATTTCAGTGGACTTGGCTTCCGTCACCTGAACTAAATAAcagcttaaaataattatagagGCGTATCCTACGTGGAATTAGATGTCTGGTAATCAACGCTTTTTCACAAATGAAGCATTAGAAGACTTTCAGTTAAGAAATCAAAAGTTACCAATGtgtatttgcaaattttaacgCTCAAATAGATTCCAAGAGCACACATTAACAacataataatcatttttattaattgagaaTATATGCATATAAATGAAAGTAAGGTAACACAGTTGTAGAGCAAATAAAAGCATGGAAGATTCTGTtgctaaaaatagaaaagtttATTTGGCAGTGCATGCAACTGTCACGAAATTCCACCTcagtttttgccattttaaaattagtcaaATGCAACCTCGTTCTGGCATAAATTCTCCAAGTTGTTATTTTCACAGTGTAAAAACAATATCATATTGTGAGATAGTAGCAAAAGAGATTGCTTATGTACTAGCAAAGTACTTGACCTGTAAGACAAACAggcttgtagcgaaataaaaacacaatcaTTAACGTTACGTAACTTCGTAGTACTCTGTGCAACCGTGACTGGGCGCACCAAGTCGAAGAATGCCGACTGATCTGTCTTTCGAGCCAGTGACAAGATCTGAAAAAGAGAGACTTCCACTTAGAACCCACAatacgtaaaaattaaaattataaaaatattttagtcgTCTTTTTGGCACTATTTTAGCAATTTCCCACGTTTGGTCCatcaaaaaaggaatttaaatttaagctagATATTTAACTGTGGCTAAATTGGATGTAGgagaaaatcaagtttttaaattcacaaaaaaatttggcctgcttggaaaattttaaaatgattgttAGCTTTGAAACGATTATTTGACTTAGAAAGtgtatatttaaaagtaaaaactatcaagaaataaaaatcctccTGATTGATACCAATGCTTTGTAAGCCTGGAAAACAATCCAATTTTCTGTTTAAGTGTAGTAAAAATCGGTACTCACATTCATCGTACTGTGAAATGTCGAGGTCCTGTGCGTCCTGCCTGTGCTTAAAGACAGGTCCCAGGTACTTGTGATGGTTTGGGAAGCGGCGGTAGCGTCTGAGGACTCCGTCGTCACCCACTGAGTAAAGTAGGCCGCCGTTGGAAGTATACCTGTTGACATGTCAACGGACAGCGCATTGATCTCATGACGCCCAAGGCTGCGGGGGAGGGAATTCGTGTCTCACCTTAGCTTCCAGATGGGCGTCTCGCGGTTGTCCTTTAACTTTTCTCTGACGCCAAAGTCGGGCAGGTACGTCGAGACGATATCACCACCCGTCATGATGACACCTGCAATTCATTCATCACCGCGATCAATCTCATCTGCATAGAAATGCGAGCCAGGCTAAAATCACCCCTCGCAACTTAGGGCGCGCGGGGTGCAGCCAATTTTACGCTGTGACAGTTCTGCTCTCGTAAGAAAAGAATCTGCGGCTGACAACCAGCGTCGCCGACACATTTTAATTCTCTCACGGGAACAAGCAGGTTGGTCCAAAATACTTAAATTGTTTAAGTGAATTCGTGTGCAAGGGGAATAATAGAAGTGTgcgtttaaaacaaattaaaaacaatttgctatcaatttcttttgaaaaaatctcaatctctctcaattttattttagcataaATATCAAAGCAAGCGCACGCGAGCATTAGATTTTGTTTCCATGTGCggatgattattttaatctattcTGTGATTGGAAATGTCAATGGGACCTGATTTGATGATGTTCAGGATATAATAAAATCTGCAAGTTTTTTAAGTGAAGTTCTTCCCGGTCACttttccattaaatatttttcaactcaatttatgattaaaaagcTCCAGCTGAACGGGAaatatagtttaaataaattaaaagtgcatGGATCAAGTCCTAATAAAACCTGTCGTAAGTCTGCGGCAATACCTGCGCTTGAAAAATGGATCAGTGGTAAAAATTCGGGATTCGGTTAGCAAATTAAACCTGAGTCTCTTGGTTTCCGATTATCCAGAAAGTAAAAGTAATGAGTCAACCCAATTATAAAGAGAAAGTCCACATAAACTTTTgaactgaataaaaatgacaagatgttttcgattttattgttgaattaCCCATGGAACTCGTTGAACACGAAAATAAAACGGTCGAGCTTTGATCCAATAATATTCTCGAGGGAATCAAATCGTTTGCCGATTTTTGTTCCACCATTCCAAGTTCCCGACTAGCTCCTTTCCAGAAAACAAAGAACTTCCTAACTTAGCAGCTAAATTAAACAACAAGGATTGCGCGACGACggtttcatttcaatttgtccAACTTTTATTGTCGGCGCACAGCGAAATTAAAACGACGAGGACGTTGAGCTGCGTTCAAGTCTCAGAGAGAAGTCAGTCGGGGGCGAAAAGCACTCGCGCTACGTTTTCAcatgcatattttaaaactttctgaACAGATTAAATATGCAACTACTAGCAGCCATGCAATCAACTCGTCGGCAGCGCATTATTACGATTGTGCAAACACTAGTTAGTAGTTGCATTCTGAGCTAATTAGTTTTTGCGGAGTGAAAAGGGATGGTGACACAAgcggaaatttgcatttgtgaTTATCAACACCCTCAACCGCTGCAGCTGCGGTGAAGCGCGGACTGTCATTTGTGGGtgtttgcagattttttctggaGCAAAgcaatttaagattttttacgagttggcttttttcaattaccaAGAGGACATTACATGTACGGAAACGGGAAATTGCTTTGACGCCAGCTGTCATCAGGATGTGTGTTCTCTAATTTGAACGTATAAAAGCACAGCACATGTACAAAAAATCCGATGAATATTCATTCTGAACGATTCCACAGCACCAATGATTTTGCTGCCACTGGTTTTGCTTTCATGTGTgtcaatttacaataattaacaatattatttttgttggtaTGGCAGTTTTTCTACTCCAAAACAAACAAGTATATAACGCTTTCAATTATATGCAAAAGAGTCAAAAGCTGGCTAAGCAGCGTGTGCTTTCGCCAAATTGTAATGgacagtaataattaattctgcgCGAACCACACTTTCCATTATACACACTAAATGTTCACCAGAGGTAGGACCTAATTCATTTTGCTTATTATCCAATCATTTTATAGTATAACGCGTCAGTTTAGCTGTAAAATATAATGCGTTTTCCAAAAGCACTTCAATTGAATGTCAGTACATTCTGGCACATTtaggatatttaattttgagtttaatGCAACCTATTAACGTCATTATTTAGATCGCAGTGacaaaaatacgaaaaaataaaactaaagcCAGCGGTTTGATATGTTGTATTACTGCATGTTATGTTAgttaaagagataaaaaaagattgaaaatatttataaccaTATTACACTACCTTAAATCGTGAATTTAATGGCATCTATTCATGCCAAAATGCAATTGCGCTAAGAGATTGCtcagcggcacagtttctTTCGCTGTGCAATGTGTTTTTAATGTGTGACTCTGATACTTTCTTGGTTTCTGTTCATTTCAGATTTGCCCTGATGCGTTAAGTCATTGCTTATAAGAATTGTTAACCAATTCTCACTTTTACCGCCGTTCGCCAagtcattattaaaaaatgactttgtACAATTGTGATGAACTATAATTGTACGTGAGGAAAAacgttttaataaatgtatgaGATTACTGAAGCCAAATCTAGCCTTTCTTTGGCCGCGAACTAATAACAGCGAACAGCACACGCCGCCAGAGACGAGCCAAGCCCTGCGGAGGACCAACGATGCCCCTGAACCAACGTCAGAAAATGCGTCCCGTGAAGACATTCACTCATGTTTAAGAGGTGCTAAAGCCAGCAAAAAGCGAGTAGGTGTGTTTTTCCACGACTCTCTTATATGAAAGGAATGGTAAAGTTCACAGTTTAAATTCCATCGTGTGGTCAATTTAACCTCAACACATTGCTTATTTTGcattagtaaaataattaatataattagcATATGTATGCAGGAAATTACGAAAAAACTTTTTGACTCCCTCTTTGtcctaaaaaaatacataactGTTAATATCCGCTTCCTCTTCACattgttaattttgtattaagtCTTTAATAATCATTGTAGGTATTTATATCACTAGAGTTAACGCTTTGCTATTGTCAActagtttaattttgtaattttgagtTGTTATCACAGTCAGAAATTTATGTAGATGCAAAGTTTCTTTAGAAGGAGTAAGAAGTAGTGGTTACcgttcaataattttttgcttcatgtTCAATGCGAAAGTTTATCAAAGAAGAATGTTAATGAAGATGCACACTCACTGTTAAATCCGTCATCAGATTCGTCATTATAGGTTTCAGGCGAAGGGCAGATGGTGTTCACATGGTGATTGACTTCAAATGAGTGTAAAACTCGACCATCAAAAGTAGAAACCTAATAATACCCATCAAATTTAGAAGTGGATTGGTGTGATTGAATAAGTGTTTTACCTTGCAAGTACCATCGCCGCTCGCGCTGAGCAGGACGCTTTGGTGTCCTCGGGCCCATGGCCACGATGAATCAAGAAACGTCACATCACGAATCACACTGCTATGGAGctagaattaaaaagaaaaaaatacccgtaacaataaatttaccCTGCTGATCTGTTGTGAGAAATGCTACGTTGCTCCCTGTCAGAGCTGGGTCTGACATCGCgataaaatcaaactttgaATCTAATAATTGTTTAgcgattttttacaattttatcccgcagtaattaaatattggcaattttttttaattttataggtagaaaattcatttataagCCAAAGAGAAAACTTTATTGAGATagcagaaaaaatagtaataacatgaaaagggaaatattttaaattaaaaaaggattctCAAAATGCTGCTGTGTGGAATTGATGAGACAAAATCTCACATGATCTCGTTCTGATAAGCCGCACTTTTATCACCTTAGACTTCATCAGCAgtaaaaaatcactatttGCTGCTAGAAAATTTGGATCACTGGTAGCTGAAACTGACTGACTTAACTCACTTCTAAACATGGTTTCACCTATAACCGTCCAACCAAAACAtcggtattttttatttttaaaattctcttttaGTTTGAGATGGAAGATTATTGGAAACTTCTGTGTGTTACCTTACCGCTGCAAAACACCGAAAGAAAAGACATAGCATTTTGCAGAGTATTTCAACACTTATACGTTTTCCTATGCTTTTTGTGAACGACTTCAGTGCAAAAAGAACAGCGCAGAAACAGACGCTTTCATTCAGTGTGTCGCCACAAATTGAGTTCCCACCTGGTGCACACATATATGTTCCATAAATTCCATCCCAAGATAAGTACTATGGAAAATGATTTAGCGCCAGCAATATCATCTTTACCATGTAACTTTGTGGACTCATTTTCacaaaaaccaataaaaaggTTATGATTTATAATcgaaatgtaataaaaacatCTAATAAATTTGAGGATTCAATTATTGTGTTGAGAGTAGGGTTAAAATGCAAGACTTACATCATACAAAAAGTCGAGGGGCAGTGGCATGCGCAAGTCGAGCAGCGTGAGGCCCTTGCCATTGACGGCGACTGATACAGCCATGTTGGGACACACTGGGTCGGTAGCCAGCCCAGTCCTGTCTCGGCCGTTGAAGGCACAGTTGTCGTACGACAGTAGCTGGTCGCCTCTCTCTACATCGACGACCGCCACTCGCCGAACAGTGGTTGCAgccaaaatcttaaaaatggaACACTCACGCTTTCAAGGATGCACGTGCATTTACGCAACAGAAACAGTTACATAAATATACTCTTTCATTCATGACTAAAGCACAGATTAACACCAAGAGCGGCCGTAAAAACTGTCTTCTTAAGTATATTTTCTCAAGTCTCTTTTACTACtcaagttcattttttaagtgcTCTGACCTTGCTGCCATCAGAGGTGAATCGGACTGCGTTTATGTTTCTGGCCAAGGTCAGGGTGGTGATCTGGTAGGTGACCAACATCTCCGCCCGCAGAGCCGAATACAAAATTAGCCTTCCATCGTAGGCAccagagcaaaataaatagcgGTCCTATCCAAATCATATGTTACTTTGTTATACATCTCTGCTAGGTAAAAAATAACCTTTGGACTGAAAGCCACTCCACGCACGCTGCCTTGGTGGTACTTGAGGAACTTGGGAGTTCCTTCTTGCTGCATGGCTCACTCTTTTGGCACTGTGCTCTTAAGTATCATATATAACACCATTGTGGAAGATTACGATCTTACACCAcctaaaaaatagcaattatgTTATACAAGTTGTTTTCGATAAAATACATATGTGTAGATTATGCCTTacgttaaatataattttgataaattgaatTCCAGGGTTGAAGTTTTTGGCACAAACCAAACCGCAATTTTGGTCCATagcaattaatataaataaaatcacgacaaattaaagagaaaggAGAATAACTTAACGtccaagagtaaaaaaattgcgaGCAGCCATAAAAACAATTAGCAATTCGCAATACTCTGCTCACCTAAGCATAAAGACAGCAAATATCAGCTAGTCGAGAGCCCCTCCATGGGCAGGAAGATGTAGGTACGAGCGTTTCGGCAACGAGTCGGCCGTTCAGCTGCCGAAATCAGCCAGAGCCCCCTCGCGTCGCCTCACAGGTCACCTCAATGCGAGAAGTAACCCTGTTCCGAAGCGAGGGGTAAGCAAAAACCACCGTGTTTCGGACGCGACGTGAAGCGTGAAGAGACGGCCGAAAATCAGACTGAGGTAAGATCCCGTCGTCTGTCAAAAGGAGGCGTGGCGATAAATAGATACACGGCCGAGAGCCAGCTGGGGTCGTCGGGGAGGAGGAGCAGGGAGCAGTGTGTCTCTCGCACACACTCTGCTGTTTTCGCTGTTATTTTTAGCCCTAATTATGATCTGCCCATTAGCGAATGTTCATTAACAAAGGCCAGCTATTAAGGTAAACCATCTGATGCATGAGGGAGCACGATAATCTAGCGCGGGCGCCCAATTCTGGCATTTAGAAACACTCTCTTGTTGTCACATGACCTTCGTGCTTTTTCAATGCGGCATTGACGGCCGCGATTTTGCCGCTGCCGGGCCTTTTCTCCATCTACGCAGCGCTTATTCCATTCTATCTTGCAGAGATTCAGAGAGACAACATGTTTGCGGAGGAGATTTTCAGCCTGAGGCCGCTGCTGGCGACGGAGGAGCACGAGATCAAATTGTGCGCTCAGCGCAGAAACGGacagcaacaaatttttggacTTGTCACTGGGTAAGACGAATTGATCGGTTTATTGATTGGCGATTGATGCTGTTTAATCTACGCTTTTATATGCATCTAGATTAGCTCCAAAAATTGTGCCATGGGCCTAATTCGCGCTGCCCACTGAATCTGTTTGTCTTGGACTAAAATCAATACTGccattaacatttttttctctgtagGAACAACCGTTTGCTGCTTTACTACATACATTCTGACAGAGAGCTATCAGTGATCAAAGATGTTCTGTGGCACTTGGAACCAACTCAACAAATCTGCTGCCTCGCCTTCGATCCTAGTGGCATTTGGCTCGCTGTTTCCTGTAACATCTACTCGCTCggttggatttaaattataacataGTCTTTTTGCAGGCTGTGATAGCTCACTATGCATAGTTCCTGCACTTGCCCTTGTTGACCCTGAGGCTGCTCTTGACCTCCGCTGGCAGACAAGTGACATCACAAAGCTGCTAACCACCAAACTCCGACCAGTGGCAACGTCCATTGTCTGGTGGAATAGCCTGGATGGACAGCATGTGGCCATCCTGGGCTCTGAGAATGGCCAAATCACGTTTGTCAGTCTGACAACTGGCAATGATTTAGGACGCACATTTGTCACTGGGGAGATCAATTCGCTGCAACTGTGTCTCGACAATAGCCTTGACCTTGTCTTTCTTATTGTGAGTGCATATCAgttgaagtttatttttaattatttaccatTATTGCGTGACCCTAATATCTGAAAAATCCAATGTCGTGGAGCGCAGtcatgtaaaaaattcatatcttaatttttcctctcgcagATCTCTGGGCCGAAAAGCCAGTGGAGATTAATTTTGGAGCAAAGATCTATTGGCTACTGTTGGCCGCTGGAACACATTGAGGGAGATGGTTTGATGCCGATACCAGTTCGCTCCCGACTGCAAAATCTGAAGCACCTTTCAGTCGATAAAATGGCCTCGCTGAAGCAAATGCTGGTCGAGACCAAGAAAGGTGGAACTAGCAGTGCAAAAAAGGGTCAGTTTTGTAACATATATTTTACTCTCTTGCATTTTACAGTGGTAATGTTTCAGCTCCTGATGAGCCTAGTAGTAAAGAAATTAGCACCACGCCTGTTGCTTTACAAGGACCTGAAATTTACTCGTTTCAGTATTCCAAGGAACGATATTTAATCTCCACCTACAATCCTTCTATACAGTTATTAAAAGTgagttaatttataatatttttacaaagtgTTAACTTCTCTTGGTGACAGATTTACCCTGCTGGTACAGGAGAAGAGAAAATTCTTTATGTTCACAAAATTCCATCAGATGGAAAACCCATCCTCTACGCTGACCGATTCATTTTGCTCTCTAACACAGAGAGAAGctctatttatatttcatcCTGCCACCTTTCAGAAGTAAAGCCTGATCTGGTGAGTACacattaaaaatgtcaatattttttacttatttatattttaaggagCAAAGCACAGAGTCTGTTGTACAATCCTTTGATCTCGGAGCTGGAGAACAAGTAATTGCGATGTACAAGAGACTGCGAAGCACAATTGCAGATAGCGACAGTAATCTAGGTGGACAGGAAAATCCAAGTACAGAAACGTTTATTGTGATCACATCTAGAAATGTTTTTGAGGTTGCCCCCACGTAAGTTGTCATTAATTTCTCTtgaataaatgtaatattatgcTTACTAAATAATCATGTATTGGCAGAAAACCGCCTGCAGAGCTTTTCATGCAAATGGCCTTGGACAGCAATCAGCTTGAGAATGCTGAACGGTTGGCTGTATTGTTTGGACTGAACTTGCAGACCCTCTTGGAAGCTGCTGCTGACCAAAAGTTGGAGGAGAGGCAGTTTTCCCATGCAATCACACTTTACAAGCTTTCAAAAGTGAGTTAGCTGATTTCCTGCTGAGTCTAAAACACACCTCTTTACTCTTTTAAACTCTGTAGACCGGCTCATTTCAACTTCTTGTCATTTTCAGTGTCGTTTTCTCAAAAGTGCtctgaaatttgcaaaaagtggCCATCCCAATGAGCTCCTGAGctacattcaaattttgctttctgCCAGAGACACTGAGCTCTCTCAGTCTGAAAAGCTGCACTTATCCAACCTGGCCATGATGTCTTTTGCAGAACAAGTACTGCGCCAGTCTGCTCAGGAAGGCACTCCTCTTTTCAGCAAATACTTGTAACATTTCTGCATTCAATATGGAATTGCCACTCATAAATTTGATTACTCAGATCATTTTTGAAGTCCAATCTTTTCTACGATGAAGTTTTGGCTGTGAATATTGCCGGTCAGACGAAAACCTGGAAGGTTCTACATTTCTTAGCTACAAACCGAGGCCTGTATCCAGAAGTGCTGGACATTTTGCTGAAAGTCAAGCCAAGAGACAGTTAGTTCATGTTCATATCGCGCCAAACATAAGTGTAACCATGTTGCTAGGTTTAGTTTGGGACTGTCTGAGTGATCCTGAAATGCTTCAACCGCTGCTCTTGAACAATAAGCGAGCCAAGCTTCACATGCAGCTTGTGACTGCCCAACTGCCTTTCTTAGAGCTTGATGTGTTGCAGGCAAATAATCTCACTAGTCATATACTTTGTCTCAACTAATATTTTATCGTTATGTCACAGAAACTGTCGGCTTTGTACAATCCTTACTCGCctaaattcaaaagttttttgGACGCAGCTTACCAACAAAAGGTTTACAAGAACTCTGGAACCCTAACCTATAACAGAGTAAGCTTCAGCTTTCCTTTCTTACAATTTTGCTGACcatattttccaggaaaatacTCAAATCCaagaatttgttgaaatttttatttgcatcatGCTGCAATTGTTGAAGAACAAATCCTCCCCCTACCTCAACAGTTTGGTCAAGATGTTTAAGCCAGAGCCAAATATTAAGGTTTGgaattgctttttaatgctTTCTGGATTACTGACGTTTTTATTAGACTAAGAAAAACGTTGCGCCAGCTTGTGGGCACAAAATCCTCAGCGCTGGATTCTCTCATGCTGGCCTGGTCCGAGGCAAACAAC is part of the Cloeon dipterum chromosome 1, ieCloDipt1.1, whole genome shotgun sequence genome and harbors:
- the ca gene encoding uncharacterized protein ca isoform X2; the protein is MFAEEIFSLRPLLATEEHEIKLCAQRRNGQQQIFGLVTGNNRLLLYYIHSDRELSVIKDVLWHLEPTQQICCLAFDPSGIWLAVSCCDSSLCIVPALALVDPEAALDLRWQTSDITKLLTTKLRPVATSIVWWNSLDGQHVAILGSENGQITFVSLTTGNDLGRTFVTGEINSLQLCLDNSLDLVFLIISGPKSQWRLILEQRSIGYCWPLEHIEGDGLMPIPVRSRLQNLKHLSVDKMASLKQMLVETKKGGTSSAKKAPDEPSSKEISTTPVALQGPEIYSFQYSKERYLISTYNPSIQLLKIYPAGTGEEKILYVHKIPSDGKPILYADRFILLSNTERSSIYISSCHLSEVKPDLEQSTESVVQSFDLGAGEQVIAMYKRLRSTIADSDSNLGGQENPSTETFIVITSRNVFEVAPTKPPAELFMQMALDSNQLENAERLAVLFGLNLQTLLEAAADQKLEERQFSHAITLYKLSKCRFLKSALKFAKSGHPNELLSYIQILLSARDTELSQSEKLHLSNLAMMSFAEQVLRQSAQEGTPLFSKYLSFLKSNLFYDEVLAVNIAGQTKTWKVLHFLATNRGLYPEVLDILLKVKPRDSLVWDCLSDPEMLQPLLLNNKRAKLHMQLVTAQLPFLELDVLQKLSALYNPYSPKFKSFLDAAYQQKVYKNSGTLTYNRENTQIQEFVEIFICIMLQLLKNKSSPYLNSLVKMFKPEPNIKTKKNVAPACGHKILSAGFSHAGLVRGKQLYMWGNSVQGCLGCGPTMIKFMVPKSLDLFTGLGVHVHSISCGKNHSLALTSNGVYSWGSSQFGQLGFGITSHSSHPRLIESLSDEDIIQVSAGQYHSLALSKSGKVFAWGWGVHGQLGNGSTDDQNVPMPIATLAHKVVVQVCGAHGHSVVLTDDGEVWAFGSGAFGQLGAPNLPKSSVPLLIDLPEKIRLIACGYFHCLAVSTTENLYTWGSSYQALRLHAQAQKRARILQEKQFVPDSAQEEEIIAHPPQFSPSLIDTSQVQGTIVQISCGFHHSLLLDSKSEVYSWGRGIDGQLGQANRKEISAPLALPSLSGRNIVAIDAGADFSLAIDKSGALISWGSNSHSQLGTIPQESKRNNMEGKLVKYKNMKRVIKIPAGRQAIVETPTDVISFPQILSFAEEDDEEQQECAPVWNTKDLPFDAEGLHFVLEALQDLYDPSKILSKCLEAENYQAAAKVASLQKNYAVALTYQLTALSKGGNSHCSSLSSLDSPQGAIYCFTVEGGSEQRADEGQELPKESMAGEASNIVEHYIDFIESESHCVIKKLLEQGIDFWLNHSLPMGHLEELFMKHITKFSMPLGLMLFCSTKEDSQLWSQLSTSFCLQLCKDILSGMNEKKVIPEYVELLSQVTAHHGGERAELESWKREPQSLVDSVPDKGMFMTLHESSSSQSEEQLIFTCGHRYGLDTFHRSLLPEIELALLRLNQPLPTTASILRELFSLNPLVKLACPVCVLSHLQESSM